In the Microplitis mediator isolate UGA2020A chromosome 5, iyMicMedi2.1, whole genome shotgun sequence genome, GTGTTGGGTGTTTTGAATGCACTCATTGccgcctaaaaaaaaattatggttttaataaatgaagCAGACacaatgatcctgaagttaacagagttaaaaattttcgaatttttgtttcaacgacttaatttaaaaaaaaaataaaaataaaaataaaaatatgcacatgtagaaaatttgataaactataggtgcaattttttttcaatattttttttttaatcattcagtgttaaaaaaaaagtccaaaaattattggacgtcgaCTAACATGTAGACATAAGACagtttataagttttaaataatgaaatttaaaaaaagcgcgcgcttatttttcaattatttaaatttaagtttttttaattttctgtgcatatttttagtttcttataaatttaatcattaaaataaattcaaaaaattgttaattgtctggtagcttcaggatcattgatttaaaatacaataaaattaataattataaataaacttactCTCATAGAAACTTTACATTTAGATGCATCATCTTCTTCAAGATTACCGTaattataatatgaaaaaaactgATGATTAAATGTAAAATCACAATACGCTGAGTTTGTCATACTAACAGTACGAAATGATAATGATTGATCTTGAGGTAAAACATATAATTCTTCTCCTATTTTCCCAAGTGCATGAATAGCTCTTGCCAATactggaaaataaattttaaaatttataaattaagtaataaaatgtaatttgttgacaaaaattttgaaaatatatgacGTCTGCTAAATGTTAAATTCATTatcatgataataaataaatggcatcaataaattactaaaataaatataaatttaattttaaattcataattagatgacagcataaaaaatttaatgatcatttaattaaataattgaattttatatgaaataaatgattaacctaaaatataaaaaaataatcataccTTTTACGTTGGCACCGGGTATCAcacatttcattttatattttaaatacccaaataaatataaaaatatatataaacaattatttatcaattaaataaacaaataaacatataaattatttaaattataaaaataaacatgttgacatatttttcccgcttaaaaatattatttttccgtCTGCcctaaatttgaattttggcgCGCCCTgtcattgatttatttaactaaaacaAATGAAAACTCTGCATTATcttcaattgatattttatttatttattttgaattttagaaATTGTTTATTAGGGGAATTGATAGCGAATAGTTGTAGTTTTTGACTTACCTAGAAGTTCGCAGCATCAGTATTTTATTTGGAAGCCAACTTTTGCTGTATTTAGAAATTTGGAAGAGCGAAAAATATCAAAGTtgactgtatttaaaaaaatttatacagagTTACATCTAAGATTTTTTATAGGAGTTTTGAAGAGCTCAAAactcatacaaaaaaaaatttttgcgtttaaaaaatagtaattattcctataaaatttattgtcttcaaacaaaaaaatattccttcaaaaaaaccaacatctttcttaaaaaaaatatctctcatatttagaaaaaaaaactcctaaaacaagtaaaaatttcttttgttaAAGCATTAGAATATGTTGActcgaggaaaaaaaaattttgattcaagataattatttactagatgcaagaaaatttgaattttctgaaTCGTTATAAAGAATTTCCTGTATCAagattaattttcttggttcaagtaaaCTGTATtactttgtgaaaaataagTTGTAGAAAGGGATATGATTTACACAAAAGACTCTATCACATTTTCAGATAAGTCTAATAGTTTAGCTGaaagtcaaataatactaaaatttactatgaatccaACTTTGACctcgaataactttcgaaaaattataaaagaccttttttgtaaagcGTTCAATTTTCGACACACGTattcattgatttttccgatacACTAATTCCCTGGTGAGTGATAAAATtctaaactgtaaaaaaaatttttcctatgttatttaaatcggAAATCGAAAAATTAGATGGGCTACttctaaaatttgaatttaagagCCGATCTTCTgacagaatttttattttgacatatTTCATCAATTTCTGGTGGTgccaaaaacaattttaatttttggcatACCTTATCTTGtatactataaaataattccaaCTTCTAGTATTGATTACAAATACATATTACAATTATCTGATGTTTCtgtaaattataagtatacaTTCTAGTCTGGTACTAAGTCCATCTAGTCATCGAGAAACACTACCTCACCATTATCGTCTAGCAACAGTGCCATTGAGTAGTCCAGATAAATCACCACCTCGCCATTCTCGCTTGGCGTCGGCATCATCTAGTCAAGAAGGTACACCTTCTCGCCATTCTAGTCCAGTAGCGAGGCTTTCAACACCTTCTCGCCGTAGCTTGGTCCGAGTTCTCAGGCAATTATCTACAAGCGACTCAAACTCAACTCGCCTCGTGTTACGAGATCCAAAAGAAAAAGCATATATGCCGTAAACGATCCTCAGCTTTTCAaacgagtaaaaaaattgtcataaattgaattatttatgtatatatcaatctatctatttatatatttaaactgagaataaaatttcctactgacaactaaattttagttatgacaagACAATGATTTGATTGTCCAttgccaatcatatatttggttattataactaaatattttataattcaccAACAAGACGATTTATTAGAAaccttaaaatatatatatcgaaGGTAAACCTACGGTGACAAGTAGAGATTAAATGGCTTATAGATATCCGATGAGTATGTGCTTCAAGCtcggaatataaaaactctgaaataagtatcttaccagggacaccacaaatggtgggcgtgatctagtggcgagcaccgaactactcccgctgctgctgcctatcaccataacttttaaatcaataatcattaggttcaaatatatatttatcaacctcgaacaaatatatatttttattctaaataaatatatttttttgtgtctaagtaatatttcttagagtcaatataataatattttgctttaaatatttggatttgttggcactataaaatagtttagttgtccattaaataaatattttcttaactttaccaataaatgattttattatcttagagagagaaatattaatgtcaactaaatagagtctattaaatcatttgttataaatgagaaaataatagattatattgacgtaataaaatttagttgtcccaaataaattttagtttaactgTACCCTTTTTCATTTCGTCATTtcggaataagtaacgcgatataaataatatagctatatatttaGTGACGTTCAGTCATAtctagtgacagaataatttaagtattaatttatttatttaaagaaaataaaaaaaaatacgatcgtcttttttctcgtAATTTAAATGCAATCCTAATGATATAGtggcgcgaaatttcaaaattgtaatTCAATCCAACAATAGATAAAATCTACTTGACCATCTAATCTCAATGTTATCTACTGAAAGTGATTAATTACaatctttcaaaaatttttactaattaataaaattgaatgattagtcaagaattttaaaaaataaaactgcaattaattcttataataaacaaaacaaatgaCTAAAACATTCAagttgacataaaatttaaaaaacgtttgaataataaaatttctcgcgCCATTTTTACAAAAACTTCCGTTTCCGGTAAATCATTGACAAGCCAaagcatttatttataatacaataataaCTCGTCTAGACAACTGACAACCTGGacactaaaaattaataacccGCTGATATTAATTTCTTACATTAATTAGCTGGCgtgtaattaattcaaaagtatatatttatataattaaccaacgataaaacaaaaagtaGTGGGGAGTGAGAGGTTTTTTCCAGACAAGACCAAGACGATTATCATATTTTCCACTGCACGTTACGTATTACGTAGACTCGGTCCTGACTGCTCGTAGTGTTGTCTCTGCTCTGGTGTTAATCTTCGATAGGAAATTTGTACATATCGATATTTATTTGCAGCAACTGTCTGTCTGCTGGCGATCAATGATCACAAACAAAAATGTCACCAGCACACTGATGAATCTGGAGACTGGTGCACTGGACTAACAAACTCGCCTgctcattttattaaaaacaaactcTTCAGCAGGTAAGTTCATTGACTGacctattaaatatatatctaataGTCGAGGTTGATGATCTTGGTCTCCATCATCATCACCAGTACCAGATAACTTTATTTTAGTTACGTTCTAAAAATCTCCAATAAAATCAATCTCTCATTTGAATTCTTGGTGTGCAGGTTAGGAGCCCGGTTTTGTCAtctgtcatttatttttatttactcaaatttattttttcaatcaacaaatatgtcattatttattttttttcttgccatAGAATGATGGAGGGAACACTAAGCCGGGGAACATCACTGTCAGGTGACAGCAATCTTTCAAACCAACAACTGAGTCCACGGATAGTTATGTCACTGGAAGAGAGATTGATAATTGAACATGATAATTTGAcatctaaaaatataacacCAACGACACTGAGAACACCGACGACCAAAAAGGCCAAGCGCGTtagattttttcgaaatggtgataaattttatacggGTATTGTTATGGCAGTGACACCGGAACGCTATCGTAGTTTTGACAGTTTGACAACCGATTTAACGAGAGCACTGCTCTCAAATGTAACTCTGCCAAATGGAGTGCGTACTATTTACTCGATGGATGGAAAGAAAGTCCTGAGTGTCAGTGATCTGGAGGACGGCAAGTGCTACGTGGTGTCGGGTCACGgggaattatttaaaaaagtcgAGTACTCGTCGACGAAAGTACGCAGAGGCAGTTCGCTGTCAGGGCTACCGCAGTCTCCAGCAGGCACAGGCAGAATTGTCACAATCATTCCTTTGTGTGTAAGAGCGCGGATCGTCACGCTGATAAGACACGGGAGCAAACCGCGAAAAGTCCTGCGTCTGCTGTTGAATAAACGGAACGCTGCCAGCTTGGAGCACGTGCTGGAGGCGATAACCCAGACTGTGAAATTGGACTGTGGTGCTGTCAAACGCGTGTACACTTTGTCGGGCAAGCTGGTGATATCACTGGAGCAGTTTTTTGAAGATGAAGAAGTCTTCTTGGCGTACGGGAGCGAGAAGTCCACGCAGGAGGACTTTGAGCTGGATGTTGAAGAGAGCAAGAGTGTCCAGAGCTTCAGACGCGGGCCCTGCGTGTCTAAGAGACAGAGTGGGCCCATGCCGGTTATGCCCAGGAAGACGGGCAAGCGCACGCTCACTGCTCCTCAGGTCAGGACACCCAGTCCCTCTACTTTGACTCTGCCTCAACCTCTGAGGATGCATTACACTGTGGGACACGTCATTGGTGACGGCAACTTCGCTGTCGTCCGACACTGCACTCATAAGTAAGTctcgatatttattttacttcttactaaacttatttttaatgctactaaatttttttaggcaaAGTGGTGCTGAATATGCCAtgaaaattgttgataaatcaAAATGTCAAGGCAAGGAGACAATGCTAGCCAGCGAAGTCGCGATTTTGCGACAAGTTTGTCATCCAAATATAATCAGTCTTATTTCTGAGCAAGAAACTACTGATCAGCTATTTTTAGTCATGGAACTTGtcaaggttttttttttaattaattagttgctTTAATTGCTTCATTAACTGATTAGTTAagtagttatttaattaattaattaattaattaattaattaatttttgtttaggGCGGAGATTTATTTGACGCAATAGCAGCAGCGACAAAATTTTCTGAAGCCGAAGCGAGTGTCATGATTGGACACTTGACATCAGCATTAGCATACTTGCACTTTCATCAGATAGTTCACCGCGATGTAAAGCCGGAAAATTTGCTTGTCGAGATGGAAGGTAGCCATGTAAGGTGTTTAAAACTAGGTGACTTTGGACTCGCACAAGTTGTGCGCGAGCCGCTTTATACAGTATGTGGAACTCCTACATATGTTGCGCCCGAGATACTTGAAGAGACGGGATACGGACTGAAGGTAAGAGTACTTTtatcttaatattattaattagtgttatcttaaatattttttttcatgctaCGCAGATTGACGTATGGGCAGCGGGGGTAATTCTCTATATTCTGCTCTGCGGGTTCCCGCCATTCGCGTCGCCGGAAAACGACCAAGAAGAATTATTCGAGCGGATTCTCGGCGGTCAATATGAGTTCATCTCTCCCTACTGGGACTCGATATCAGATTCCGCGAAACAGCTGATCTCAAACATGCTCCAGGCGCAACCAGAGCTGAGATTCAGCGCAGAAGATGTTCTGGATCACCCCTGGCTCgtggtaattaattaatactttatatattttttaattatctatgaaataataaataataaaatactacaCAGcagaattataatttatatcatgCATGGCTTCTCTATTAAAATACTGGGGTAAATAGAGACGAGCAAATACAATTATCTTGATAATCTTGtaggtattaaattttttttttttttttataatcgatAAGCTTATCAATCTCTTACTGTACGAGTGTACATTTAATTACACTAGCTGCAGTTTTTCATGGGCACGCTTTACTGGTCGGGATTTAAGTAAATACTTGAACTTTTTCAagctgatgaaaaattttttctaaatttataattgggattaataataaataaataaataaataaatataattagt is a window encoding:
- the LOC130668177 gene encoding probable serine/threonine-protein kinase pXi, whose product is MMEGTLSRGTSLSGDSNLSNQQLSPRIVMSLEERLIIEHDNLTSKNITPTTLRTPTTKKAKRVRFFRNGDKFYTGIVMAVTPERYRSFDSLTTDLTRALLSNVTLPNGVRTIYSMDGKKVLSVSDLEDGKCYVVSGHGELFKKVEYSSTKVRRGSSLSGLPQSPAGTGRIVTIIPLCVRARIVTLIRHGSKPRKVLRLLLNKRNAASLEHVLEAITQTVKLDCGAVKRVYTLSGKLVISLEQFFEDEEVFLAYGSEKSTQEDFELDVEESKSVQSFRRGPCVSKRQSGPMPVMPRKTGKRTLTAPQVRTPSPSTLTLPQPLRMHYTVGHVIGDGNFAVVRHCTHKQSGAEYAMKIVDKSKCQGKETMLASEVAILRQVCHPNIISLISEQETTDQLFLVMELVKGGDLFDAIAAATKFSEAEASVMIGHLTSALAYLHFHQIVHRDVKPENLLVEMEGSHVRCLKLGDFGLAQVVREPLYTVCGTPTYVAPEILEETGYGLKIDVWAAGVILYILLCGFPPFASPENDQEELFERILGGQYEFISPYWDSISDSAKQLISNMLQAQPELRFSAEDVLDHPWLVSFLGGEQSTSGCIASSESPQQHRNQQCQPLRVNTSFELNSSKQWDSDEAPGICESPISRHQQWTDGLKKKNVQVCDETDRFNGNSFNNEDPMSLSAECLKEISVLTTSMRDLMHNIDDDDISLGKKKNSKSVTSSLNSILENVNCNKKNNNNGGYQSPVSNNLHSTNKRNGNSLSDIHSKANNKLKSTVITPTSSSSSYSSSIRNDCHQLQDKNLRCNNSNKKIKNNIYNNVANGAKASRRDNDNDNKYSSVENFSQSTDGLSVSSDNNIETSDSFVNIQFAKYSKNIGGCSSSQSTQSSESLDSIPIRGSKLNNTTDSGVKKINQDISRQVLKRNPKYNLRPTANRNSRLIESSGAAATSATKSSGSKNSSLIPTLRINDHNLLTDNKLDNKIKVSAGDQVKLREKKQTAIKRDGNKKRFSCFSNYSVKKSHDDAESDKLNNSVPVSSTRKCSSTDELREDKQVGVNKNNIKANRFSLYYTPQLPRKSYELDSTGGKVTGKSIKNSNVTSGGSSRPTSWKIPESSRPADDHEAKRNNRKSLVDPSSYSSAKRANKINRLSVNLQATINADGKIK